One genomic segment of Panulirus ornatus isolate Po-2019 chromosome 3, ASM3632096v1, whole genome shotgun sequence includes these proteins:
- the LOC139760709 gene encoding pancreas transcription factor 1 subunit alpha-like, with translation MYGLENVNFEAMNRQWMCSQSYLEWEATTTTTTGGCSSTSSSPLSSCGASDSWAAWPSPHKTPQEDPLVASSLRESRRRRRMCPLAQVRQRQAANMRERRRMASINDAFEGLRAHIPTMPYEKRLSKVDTLRLAIGYITFLSDMIETSPGGLQDHGDPANANNNNNNNNKVLVKSSLDAYGVGEEPPSFTELSWAPQRQEVVNGRVNTSLWTPTHAMAN, from the exons ATGTACGGGCTGGAGAACGTGAACTTCGAGGCCATGAACCGCCAGTGGATGTGCTCGCAAAGTTACCTGGAGTGGGaggccaccacgaccacgaccacggggggctgctcctccacctcctcctccccgttgTCCTCCTGTGGGGCGTCGGACTCCTGGGCAGCCTGGCCCTCCCCTCACAAGACCCCTCAG GAGGACCCGCTGGTGGCGTCCAGCCTCCGGGAGAGCCGCCGGCGCCGGCGGATGTGCCCCCTGGCGCAGGTGCGGCAGCGGCAGGCGGCCAACATGCGGGAGCGACGCCGCATGGCCTCCATCAACGACGCCTTCGAGGGCCTGAGGGCGCACATCCCCACCATGCCCTACGAGAAGCGGCTCTCCAAG gtgGACACGCTGCGGTTGGCCATCGGCTACATCACCTTCCTCTCCGACATGATCGAGACGAGCCCTGGCGGCCTCCAGGACCACGGGGACCCAGCCAAcgctaacaacaacaataacaacaacaacaaggtccTGGTCAAGAGCAGCCTCGATGCTT atggtgtgggggaggagccgCCCTCCTTCACGGAGCTGTCGTGGGCGCCCCAGCGGCAGGAGGTGGTCAACGGCCGCGTCAACACCTCCCTCTGGACCCCGACCCACGCCATGGCCAACTGA